In Desulfomonilia bacterium, one genomic interval encodes:
- a CDS encoding Trp family transcriptional regulator, whose protein sequence is MDNKNINEMMETLFSIGDRDLAERFLSELMTPAEVETISSRWELLKMLYSGVSQREISKRLGISLCKITRGSRELKKESSAIKEVLERSGKI, encoded by the coding sequence ATGGATAATAAGAATATTAACGAGATGATGGAAACCCTGTTCAGTATCGGCGACAGGGACCTTGCAGAAAGATTCCTTTCGGAACTGATGACGCCGGCGGAAGTCGAGACAATTTCTTCAAGGTGGGAGCTTCTGAAAATGCTTTACTCTGGAGTCTCCCAGAGGGAGATTTCAAAGAGGCTCGGAATAAGTCTCTGCAAGATTACGAGAGGCTCCCGGGAACTCAAGAAGGAGTCATCCGCAATAAAAGAGGTGCTTGAACGCTCTGGCAAAATTTAA